The genomic stretch AACTGAGGTTTTAATGCTTTCAATACAGTCACTCTGGCAAAAACAATAACTTCTATGTTATTTATCTTGCATGGTTACTGTGCAGTGTAAATTAAACCAATTAAATTATATAGCAAGGCATAGTGGACAAGAAATGCAATTTGTGTGTGGATGCCTCAACTTCCAGTTTGCTTTGCATGTATTTTCATTATATGGCTCATTTCAGTTTTATCGTTTTGGGCCTTACAAGCTTCAAGTAATAATTCAGGAAAAACTGCacgtaaaattaatgtaaaggtttctttcacgtttttgttCCCTGCTAGCGGAGgtcacttttcttttgcgttcgctgggctgacgagtacggaaaaaaagacacctctgccacattgggtcgaaactcactgtgttgagcatatGCCACAGTTACTTAGCACTTGAATCCTCACacgatacttcatgttgtgtggggcTCACTTAAGGTTGTAGATGGCGTGGTTAGATtgaagtgagtttcgacccatggcagagatctcttttcctgtactccTCAGCCTAGCGAATGCAAAAAGAAACGTTACAAGACCTCTACTAGCCGGGAAACTTTTTTGGTCTACTGAAGTGTAACATGGACTAGATATAATTATTAACACTGTATGCCAATTAGTATCACACATGATTAACTTTTGTTCTGGTTGCTTTGGCTGTAAAACTAAAATGAtatgaataataattacagtATTATTTGATTactaatacatgtacttactaTTTGCCACCAAACACAAGTCTTAATCGTTAATGGGgacattgacgagtaaaatcgtctggtgttagacagagtaaaaaactaagtctggccggtttggacgtcaaagggaaTAATATTATCATGGTACTTTGAAATGTTTTAGGAAACTATCATTTGAACGTAAAAGCTGTAAACTGTAAAAAGCATTCCTTTTCTGTTAATTAAAATTATCATTCAATCACAAGCAAGATCTCAGCAGAAACAGCCAGGCATGTTGTCTTAAACTTGAGAAAATCAGGCCAGCTTCTTGTATTGTCCAAATGCAATCAGTTTTAATCATGTCTTTTATTGTCTGCATCTGCATTTTTTGGCAGTTTGTTTCTATTAGTGGTAATATTGCATAATAGTGAAATTATCAGTACCCAAACTTGTGTGACCTTTTAGCCCTAACATACTGTGCAATGACAAAACTAGAACTTAACCAAAAGACCGGCCACTGCCTCTCCAACGCTTAATCCATTCACTCCTCTGGTACCCCAGGGATGCCTCACGTTGAAGAGTAAAAATTgtgtggcgttagacagacTAAAATCTGTGAAGTGTAGTCAATGGGTCAAATAGTAGGTGTGGAGCTCCTTGAAAGGGTTTACTTACATTGTAGTACAAATTGCGAGATGGAGCTTTGCCTGAATCAAGAATAGCATCATAATTGCGGTGGTCAATAAAGAGCACTCCTCCTGGTCTTAGCATGTCTTTGAAGTTTTGAATCGCAAgtttctgattttgaaagtcTCCTTGAAAGTTTGGCAAGTGAGCAAAGGAGTTTCCAAGACAGATGACTGCATCAAATCCTTCGTTTGGAACACTGATGTTGGCCTCATGCAAGGAAAGCCAGTTACCTTCttcaataactgaaagaaaatagaaaattaaaaaatgagaCAGAACTGCCACTAAgtacaagaaaaaataaagtcttcatccataaaattttaagctttaatTACATGTAACAAGAACATTCCCTTGAAAATGTAAGTTCATTGCTTTTACCAGTAGTTCTTCACATGACAGTAGCTGTCAAAGGGTGTGCTTTATAGGTTGAGTACACGTATTTTAGCAACCGGTGAATCCTGCTGGCCTAAAGTAGCCCCACAAAAGGCCATTGAGCTCTATAAGATGTTGCCacattataaaattatttttattgactCATACTGTACATAAAGTCCCAGTAATTCAGTTGACGCAAATGACATCGACATCTTCCACAAAAGATGCTTAAACTTGATCATCTCATATTCCTGTTTGTTGCATGTCATTACATAAGATCTGTATTAGTTGGTACACATGGTTAatcaacctacatgtacatgaataatttttttttatgaataaaatatttacctAGTGTTATAAGCGACGGAACATTAGGTAGTATCACAGTTATTTTTTGCATCAGTCACCCTACCCCAGTTGTCAAAGGCTTCCTCTTTCCGGCGCTGCCAGCGAATCTTCCATGCCTGTTGTAACATTTTGTCACTGGCATCTGTACTGGTTactttgaagttattttcaaggAGCATTATAGAATCCACTCTGAAAAGAtacataaaacaaaaagaacaatcaGTTAATTTCTGCTTAAGGCCTATTACATTACACCAGAGATACAACAGCAGTACAAGAACATCAATGTGCAAACACAAGGTAAAGGATCTTATTTTAGCAGTTTCTTGCTGTTTATCTTTTTCTCTCTGCATTTTAGTCTCACTCATCTATATTTGGGTTGTCGTGGTGAATAGGCTATCTGCAAACCTACTAGACTAGAGCTAATGTAAGTGcacaaatcttttttttaagaGTAGTGAATTAT from Montipora capricornis isolate CH-2021 chromosome 12, ASM3666992v2, whole genome shotgun sequence encodes the following:
- the LOC138027039 gene encoding glycine N-methyltransferase-like isoform X2; translated protein: MKKEGCQFLTRVDSIMLLENNFKVTSTDASDKMLQQAWKIRWQRRKEEAFDNWVIEEGNWLSLHEANISVPNEGFDAVICLGNSFAHLPNFQGDFQNQKLAIQNFKDMLRPGGVLFIDHRNYDAILDSGKAPSRNLYYNSDCIESIKTSVLYVDGKETMITLDYTVDPSKASDDFMEEGEPIAKKGKFSEGEVSKFRLSYCPLRLNTFSNLLGDVFGKDARHEVFGDFEPLGKVELPAYYVHMIWKNQTENGVLEN